A genomic region of Miscanthus floridulus cultivar M001 chromosome 3, ASM1932011v1, whole genome shotgun sequence contains the following coding sequences:
- the LOC136543268 gene encoding pheromone receptor transcription factor-like has protein sequence MRMPRRPRRSGIRYIENNNSRSISFSKRRDGLFKMAANLSTLTGARIAIVLEAENGKMSGFSAPSFGPIMDSFLSGEEGGAPEGPDEQEKDMIAKLQKEIMQLEESKVMREQRAVESLARVKAIQETSRMGKLIYSKVDDLCVDELNELLRGLARIGQEIRGLLDPPPWVEIGGSSRGPPPLRLFSPPHSQVQEPPRRLPWVSSQSQPSLSSLRSSCTLPQSIRPQVSVMSPPVQPSSLQAISRMLLRHTQLSQRPASLTVRPQAPVMMPLPNEAHQYNYQSLGVDITGNTSGHFSQTSMLSSLPPPPPPPPLPTSALQIPSQRSVEVEIPFEALNFNPDVQSENHANPHSILENNDEVSHFFGGIGGTTPTHSFTGNEQPSLIPCGANGGHHAPGCHNVPCPSGSNGETYEWLSKTLLESSSEGGSSSDDDGAGDSLGNMDWFGDDN, from the coding sequence ATGAGGATGCCTAGGCGTCCAAGGAGATCCGGCATCAGGTATATCGAGAACAACAACAGCCGAAGCATCTCATTTTCCAAGCGGCGTGATGGGCTCTTCAAGATGGCCGCTAACCTGTCCACCCTCACCGGCGCAAGAATCGCCATTGTACTGGAGGCTGAAAACGGGAAAATGTCCGGTTTCAGCGCTCCATCGTTCGGCCCCATCATGGATTCTTTCCTTTCAGGGGAGGAGGGTGGTGCCCCGGAGGGTCCTGACGAGCAAGAAAAGGACATGATCGCCAAGCTGCAAAAAGAGATAATGCAGCTAGAGGAGAGCAAGGTCATGCGGGAGCAGAGAGCCGTGGAGTCTCTGGCACGCGTCAAGGCGATTCAGGAGACGTCGAGGATGGGTAAGCTTATCTATAGCAAGGTGGATGATCTTTGTGTTGATGAGCTCAATGAGCTGCTCCGTGGGCTTGCACGGATCGGTCAGGAAATTCGAGGCCTACTTGATCCTCCTCCTTGGGTTGAGATCGGCGGATCGTCGAGAGGTCCACCGCCTTTGCGGCTGTTCTCTCCGCCGCATTCTCAGGTACAAGAGCCACCGCGACGTTTGCCATGGGTTTCCTCACAATCACAACCATCCTTGTCGTCTTTAAGATCATCGTGCACTCTTCCGCAGTCGATAAGGCCACAGGTCTCTGTTATGAGTCCACCTGTGCAGCCATCATCTCTACAAGCCATATCGAGGATGCTGCTTCGACACACTCAGTTGTCGCAACGCCCAGCTTCCTTGACGGTGCGACCACAAGCACCTGTGATGATGCCCCTACCTAATGAAGCCCACCAGTACAACTATCAGAGCCTAGGGGTGGACATCACTGGTAACACCTCCGGACATTTCTCGCAAACTTCTATGCTATcttcactaccaccaccaccaccaccaccaccactgcccaCATCAGCACTACAAATTCCTTCACAACGATCTGTAGAAGTTGAGATTCCTTTCGAAGCACTAAATTTTAATCCAGATGTGCAGTCAGAGAACCATGCAAATCCTCACTCAATCTTAGAAAATAATGACGAAGTTTCACATTTCTTTGGCGGCATTGGTGGGACCACACCCACTCACTCGTTTACAGGCAACGAGCAACCTTCACTTATTCCTTGTGGTGCTAATGGAGGCCACCATGCTCCTGGTTGTCACAACGTTCCCTGTCCTTCTGGCTCGAATGGAGAAACTTATGAGTGGCTCAGCAAGACCTTATTAGAGTCTTCTTCCGAAGGAGGaagttctagtgatgatgatggtgCCGGAGATAGTCTTGGTAATATGGATTGGTTTGGTGATGATAATTGA